The DNA region CAACTAGTACAACACCATGGATGGCGTTTGCACCCGACATCAGCGGAGTATGCAAGACTGCGGAGACCTTAGAGACAACCTCAATCCCGACAAAAATGCTAAGAATGAAAATTGTTAGTAGCGAAATAGCATCCACGATTAGTTTCCTTCCAAAGTTTCAGCTAAGGCTGGTAAACCTAATTGCTCACGCGCAACAGGGTTTCGAACTTCACCTGCATAGACCAATGCACTGCCTGCGATGACCTCGTCAGATAAATCAGGCACTACCTCTCCATCTTTTGTAATGAGTGAAAGTAGTGAAACTATGTTCTGCGCGTACAACTTGCTACTATGCACTGCTAGTTGGCTCGGCACATCTTTGCCACCAATAAGTTTTACGTGACCGCCCACTGCGGCAATCAGCACCTCTTCACCAGCAACAGAGCCTTCGACATTTCCACCAGTTTCAGCCGCTAAGTCCACAATTATGGAGCCCGCTTTCATGCCCGAAACCATCTCACTGGTCAAGAGCAATGGTGCGCGACGACCCGGCACTGCAGCCGTTGTGATAACCACATCTGCTGCTGCAACGTGGGGCTTTAGGGCTTCTTGCTGTGCTACTGCTCGATCTTGCGCCATTTCACGGGCATAACCACCCGAACCTTCAAGTGCATCGAGTCCAAGATCAATGAAAGTGGCACCCATGGATTTAACTTCATCGGCACTTGAGCTTCGCACATCGTAAGCGCTCACTACTGCACCCAGACGTCGAGCGGTCGCCATTGCCTGAAGTCCAGCGACGCCTGCTCCGAGAACAAGAACTTTTGTTGGCTGCACGGTACCAGCAGCAGTCATTAGCATTGGAAAAAACCGAGATGACTTTTCAGCCGCGATTAGTACGCACCGATAACCAGCGCAGAGTGCTTGTGAAGTTAGGGCGTCCATTGACTGGGCTCGTGAAATTCGCGGAACAAGTTCAAATGACAGGCTTGTGGCCTTCGCTGCACTCAGAGCCTTGATTGTCTCCAAATCGTTTGTTGGCGACAGAAATGAAACTGTAATTGCATCTGCTTTAAGTGTGCCTACTCGGGCAGGATCCAAGGGACGAACAGTTGCCACAACATCGGCTGAGGCTAATTCGCCGGCCGCAGCAGAAGTTGGAATTACTTTTGCACCAACATTTGAATACTGATAATCGTCGGCTTCGGCCCAGTGTCCCGCATTCGTTTCAATGCTGACCTCAAGTCCCAATTTGATTAATTTTGCAACAGCCTCTGGCACGAGGGCGACTCGCTTTTCGCCGGTTAGTGTTTCGGCGGGAACAAAAACCTTCATACTTGCTCACTATCTAGTTGGTCTAATCAAAGCGTAGACTCTTGCCACGGTTTATGGGCTACCGGACCCGATTAGTGAAGAAGAGTTGCATTGATAATGCAGTTAAAAGTAAGCAAAACATCGGGATCAGAATCTGCTCAGAGATATTCAAGCTCAAATAGACCCCAAGGAGCCCAGAGGGAATTCCTGAAATCCCTGCTGGAATTGCAATTTGCCAATCAACTTGATTATTTCGGTTGTGTAGAAATGTGCCAATCAGCGCAGAAACACAGATTGCTACCAAACTCGAGCCTCGTGCAACCTCGGGCAAGACTCCAGAGCAAATAATCAATGCGGGCACTATCACTATCCCACCGCCGATGCCCAATAGCCCAGCTAGAGCGCCAGACAATATTCCGATGACAACCAGGACAACCTGTCCGCTTACCCCAGTGAAAAGTTGGTGCGGTGTAGTAGACCACAACAATCTGGCGGCGACCAAAATCAGTAGGCAAGCGAAAAGGTAGGTGAGGGCCTGTGCTGAAACGCGCTGGAAAATGCGAACACCGAAAAACATGCCCAACACTGCGCCTGTCGTTACTAGCAAGGCTGCAGGCCACGAAACCTGGTCAGCGCTTATGTATCCAGCAAGAGCGGCTGCGCTAATGAACACTACTGCCAGCAATGATGACGCGTTTGCCTTCTTCTGATTCAGTTTTAGCCAAAGTACAAACAGTGGAGACATGATGAAGCCGCCGCCAATTCCGAATAGCCCAGCAAGCAAGCCTGCCATGCTCCCGACCGCTAAAGACTTGGGTAAATCGGAACTCAATGATTTAGACATCAGTCCATTATTGCTGATTGTCTGAGGACTTTTCTGGCTCTTCAAAGGTGCGAATGCCAGCGGAAATTCCAGACATTAAGTTTGTTAATTCTTCTCGTTTCTCCTGCAAGGAGACATTCAGTTCATTCGCACGATTTTCTGCTTGGGCAAAGTGTGACCCCGCTCGGGCAACTTGCTCGGTAATCGCGATGTGGGACTGTGCCCACTGTTCACGCAAAGCAGATATCCGCTCTGATAGCTCGTTCAAAACATCTCGATGATTATTTACGGCTGCCAGAGCCTGATCGCGATATTCATTCGCCGCCTGTTGAATGGCTCGAGCCTGTTTTGTTGCATTGGCAACGAGTTCAGCGGCTTCACGAGCTGCGGACTCGCGTGCAGTATCCATCAAGTGTTGAGCGGTGGACTTTGCTTCAGTCAAAAGTTGCTCAACCGTTTGATGGGCATCTGTCAGATAGGCGTTTGCATTACTCATTAAGTCAGCCGAAGACTTTTGAGCATCATCTATCATTTGCTGAGCTCGTTCTTGTGCCTGGGACAAAATCTCTTGGCTTCGGGAATTCGCATCTTCGCCAAGAGCCCGACTGTCTGAACTTGCCGTTTCTAACATTGATTGACTCGAGGCCGTTGCCTCGGTAACCAACCTTTGGGCTTCGGCTTGAGCCGTTTGCAAAAGTGTTTCGGCCTCGGTCTGAACTCGGTTTCTCAACTCTTCAGATTCACGAACTGTTGTGTCTCGGAGCTCGTTTGTGTCGCGCTCAACACGAGTTCGCAACTCCGTCACATAAGACTCAGTGCGCTCGCGCAATTGAGATAACTCTGCTTCAGTTCTCGTGCGTAATTCTGCAATCTCTTGTTCCCCGCGAGCAATAACTGCTGCAGCTTCAGCTTGGGCTGAAACCTTCAACTCGTTTGACCACTGCTCGGTACTGCTGCGCAATTCTGCGACATAGCTTTCAGTTTGTCGTCGAAGATGGGCTACTTCAGATAAGGTCGCATCTCGTAACGCGACAGTTTCGGCTTCGGTACGTTGTCGAAGTTCTGTGGTTTCTTGTTCGACTTGCTCCTTTAATAGCTGTGCTTGCAAAGCTGACGCATCTCGAATCTCAGTGGCCTTGGCCAATGTTGCATTTGCCTGGGCAGTCGCTTCGTCAATAATCGCAGCAACCTGGCCATCTGAACTTGAAATGGTGGCATCAGCCTGAGCTTGAGCAGCGGCTAGCACGGCACTCGCTTGCTCGCGAGCTGCCTCTAAGGTTGCCGTTGCTTCGCCGCGCAGTTTGCGGGCATCTACATTTGCAGCTTCGCGAATCCTTCTGGCTTCTACTTCAGCTGATTGTTTTAATGTCTCACGATCATTCTCGGCATTTGTTAAAGTCTCGGAGGCTTGTTCCATTAATTTTGCCGCACGCTCACGAGCAGCACGAATAATTACGGCGGCATCTTCAGCGACATACTTATTTAAGTCATCTTCATTAATGTCAACAAAACTCGGTCGAGTTATTTGTGCTTCTAAATCCGAAATTTGCTTCTGGAGTATTGCGATTAGTTCCTGTTGCTCAGCAAAATTTTGCGTTGACCCAGAATCAGAATCGGTTGAGCCACCGAACAGTCGGCCAATGCCTCGTGGTGCATTTTGGCTCATTGATTCCTCCCTTACGCCCAGACATCAAGAATAGGCGTAAACATACGGCTGGGTAAAAGAGTTAACCGTTTCGGGGACGCCTCGATGGGCCGCTAGCTGAAGATTTCCGCCGATTTTGCCCACCGCCCTGACGACGACCGCCGCCTGAAGGGGCACTTTTTGGCAGTTTCCAAGGCTTGCCAGAGGGAGCTTGCGCCCCAGTAATGGCAACTAACTCTCTTGAATTGGCCGAGACTCGTTGTACCTCAGGAGTAACACCAATGCGACTCATCATGCCCAATACTGTTCGTTGTTGACGAGGTCCAATCAGCGTAACGACCTTCCCTTCATCTCCAGCTCTAGCGGTGCGACCTGAGCGATGCAAGTAATCTTTTGGATCGCCGGGTGGATCTACATGAACCACAAGCGATATTCCATCAACATGAATACCGCGCGCAGCCACATCGGTTGCGACTAAAACGTCGGTTACGCCATCTCGAAATTCGTTGATGGTGCGCGTTCTCAGATTTTGAGATTTGCCACCGTGCAATGCACCAACTGGAATACCTGCGTTTGCTAACTCACCTGCAACTCTGTCTGCAGCTGCTTGTGTTCGGACAAACAGAATCGTCTTGCCGTTGCGCGCAGCGATTCTGGTTAGGACTTCATCCTTTTCAGAGCGGTCAACCACAAGAATGTGGTGCTCCATGGTAGTGACACTGGCACCAACCGCTGAAGTCTCGTGCAGGACAGGGTTCTTTAAGTATGCAGAAACAAGTCGATCTACATCGCCATCTAATGTTGCGCTGAACAAGAGTCTTTGACCTTTAGTTGGCACTAGATCTAGAATCTCTACCATCTGGGGCATAAAGCCCATGTCACACATTTGATCTGCCTCATCAAGCACAACTATTTGAATGTTGGATAAGTCTGCGTGACCTTGATCAACTAAATCACTTAGTCGTCCTGGGGTTGAAACCAGAATTTGGACTCCACGACGAAGTGCATCAATCTGTTTTGCATAAGGCATGCCGCCAGCAATGAGGCGTACATCCAAATCAACTGTGTGAGCCAGCGGTGTCAATGCATCGGTTACCTGCATGGCGAGTTCTCTAGTTGGGACTAATACCAATCCCAATGGTTGGTTTGGCTTTCCCTTACGACCAGCGAGTTTGGTGAGCATCGCCAAACCAAAAGCCAAAGTCTTTCCCGATCCAGTTTGAGCCCGTCCGAGTACATCAATGCCACTGATTGCGTCGGGTAGCGTGGCTCGTTGGATCGCGAAAGGCTCGGTTATGCCGTCTCTGGCAAGGAGCTTAACTAGGGCAGGATGTACCCCAACAGATTCAAACGTCTCATTTTCCTGCGTGGTCGGAAGCACCCGTTTTGCCACCAGTTTTGTTGGTTGCTTGGTATTGTTCGGCACTCTACGGTCCGATTTTAGTTTCTCTATCCGAGGCCTTGGGGCAGCTGACTTCTTCGCTCTAGGTTTTCGTTCACCATCAAAATCGGCTCTTTTCGACCTAGGCTTATCTTCAAATTTTGTTTTAGTGCGATCTGCTCGAGGCTCAGACTTTGCACTTCGGGAATCGAATTTTGAGCCTTTAGATTTTGCAGTGGCTCTGCTTTTCGTCTCTGATTTCTTGGGTCGCGAAGTGCTTGTTGCCAATTCCTCATCTGTCATAAATCGCTTGGGCTTGGTGTTAATCGTGCGCTTCTTAGAATTCTTAGTCTTTGTTGATGATGATTTACTAACGGCTTTTTTGGACTTTGCCGATTTTGCCGCTTTTCCAGCAGCCCGATCTTTTTGCAATTTACGCTGGCGTGGCTTTAGGGGCTTGGAATTAGACTCTGACATTTATACCCCTGAACCTGGCTAGTTAATCTAGCGGTACTAACGCTATGGGAGAAATGCTCGTTAACCTAATTCATTCAGGATTTACCTTCATAAATGCACCTTTAGGTGTCTAATGGCAAACAAATGACTTTAACTAACACTTAATTCCGACACGGTTCGAAAATTTAAAATCTTCTGCAGTAGCGCCGAAAGCGACACAACATTCTCTTCTATTAGGTCTAATGACAATTCATGTGTTGGGCCATCAGGAACATGCGCATCACCAATATCAAAGTCTCCTGAAGTCAGAATCGAGTTTGTTTTTGCTATCAGTCCGCGATTAGCATCCAGTTCATTCATGAGCCAGTTCCATCTCGCATCTATTGCATCGGGCAACGGGGGCGCAAAAAAGCTCACTGGCTGCTCAGGATCGGGCGAGACAAACAGACTGCCATCAACTACTCCGTCATAAATTTTTTCTAAAATCTCTACGGCCTGCGGAAGTGTGTAAATTCGGGTGCGCAATTTCGGAAAAGACTTAACAAGGTGAGCCATATGCATTTGCTCCATGGTGAGTACCAGACCTTGAGTTAGGGGATCTTCTCCCCTAAAAAGATCGGAAACGCCAGGGTCGGAAATTTCAAATCTTTGGGAAGCGACTACGCACCGATTATCTCCAGGAAGTGCATGGGTGCCTCGAGAGATAACTTCCACCGCAAAACCCAACTCAGCCAGCCAGCCAGCGGCTTCCCTGCGAAATATAAATTCAGCAATAGGGCTACGGCACATATTTGCCGTGCAGACAAAAGTTATTGAGTTATCTACGGTATTCATTACCTACAGCCTAAACCAGCAATGACCTTTGTCTTGACTGGATTAGGCATTGACTGCGTCCAAAGAGTAGGTGCTGGTTCAGTGCCAGTTGCCGGTTCTGCATATTTCACTAACAACTTCTGAGTCGACTGCGCTGGTAATTCCAGATCAAAACGGAGTACTTCCCTGCCCATGTCCGTGCCTTCAGCTACTGGCAGAACTTGCTTGCTGCCAATTTGTGCTGATTCGAAAACAGAACCCAGAGGTACGTGCAGGTAAACAAGCATCTTGGTAGCGCCTGGATTTCTCGGTGTCAGAGTTCCAAGGTCAAACCGGGTAGTTACATAAGCAGGAAGCCCAGAAGTTGGAGCAGTGTTATGCAAACTAATCGACATGGAAGCATCACGGAATGGGAATTCTGCCTCACAAACTCCTTGATCGTAAACAACATCGGCTTGAACATAGGCATCTAATTTGTTACCGGCGCCGTTGATGAATACAGCGGCGGCAGTTGGATTATTGAGATTATCCAATGAACCACCGATTGGAGTTCGTGAAATCTTTGCTTGGACAGATTTTTCCTTTGCCCACCCATGCAAATTCTTTTCATGAATGGCAGGAATGAAAGCCTGCAGAATTCTAAGTGGACTTATAGCGCCCGTCTGAAATTTAGCGAACGTCTTTTCAATTATTGAAAAAACGGCTGCATCCTTTTGCTTAGGGTTCTCAAAATCTTGGTAAACGCCGCGAGTTACATACTCCACAGCGTTTTCAGATGATATCTGCTTGCCTTTCACAGTAACTGGACCAGTTACTCGCATAAAATTTGCTAACGCCTGCTCATTCATTGATAGCACGCCATCGACTTGAACGCCAAAGTTCAGTTCTTCAAGGGCGACCATTAGACGAGCATTCGTTGGAAAGTCCGGCGAGAGATTAAGGTCAGAAAATCTAGATAAATCACTGCCGTAGAGATTCGCTTGATCGGACGATACATAATCGGCGTAGTTGGTTAATGGCTTTTTCATGAGTACTGTTTCTTTGTACAAGGGTGAGAGCGCCAAGCGACCTGCATCTGCAGTAAGAATTCCCCAGCCACCTGGGAATCCGCCGACCGATCTTGCCTCAGCACCATTTTGAAAAACCAACATCCACTTTCGGGGCCGATCAAGGCCAAGCAGTGAAGGGGCAACCGTGCTAAACATCTCGGCATCTGCTGTTATCGGAGCTAATGCTTGATATCCCGAAGTCAAAGTTTTAACCGGACTTGCAATCAAACTAGGCACACCACT from Actinomycetota bacterium includes:
- a CDS encoding sulfite exporter TauE/SafE family protein translates to MSKSLSSDLPKSLAVGSMAGLLAGLFGIGGGFIMSPLFVLWLKLNQKKANASSLLAVVFISAAALAGYISADQVSWPAALLVTTGAVLGMFFGVRIFQRVSAQALTYLFACLLILVAARLLWSTTPHQLFTGVSGQVVLVVIGILSGALAGLLGIGGGIVIVPALIICSGVLPEVARGSSLVAICVSALIGTFLHNRNNQVDWQIAIPAGISGIPSGLLGVYLSLNISEQILIPMFCLLLTALSMQLFFTNRVR
- a CDS encoding NAD(P) transhydrogenase subunit alpha, coding for MKVFVPAETLTGEKRVALVPEAVAKLIKLGLEVSIETNAGHWAEADDYQYSNVGAKVIPTSAAAGELASADVVATVRPLDPARVGTLKADAITVSFLSPTNDLETIKALSAAKATSLSFELVPRISRAQSMDALTSQALCAGYRCVLIAAEKSSRFFPMLMTAAGTVQPTKVLVLGAGVAGLQAMATARRLGAVVSAYDVRSSSADEVKSMGATFIDLGLDALEGSGGYAREMAQDRAVAQQEALKPHVAAADVVITTAAVPGRRAPLLLTSEMVSGMKAGSIIVDLAAETGGNVEGSVAGEEVLIAAVGGHVKLIGGKDVPSQLAVHSSKLYAQNIVSLLSLITKDGEVVPDLSDEVIAGSALVYAGEVRNPVAREQLGLPALAETLEGN
- a CDS encoding DUF4012 domain-containing protein, with the protein product MTELVDPGQPLRKFLKPVLITFLLFTIGSIAYLTYSGVQVQYHLSRVKSQVQQANSAGSNFNGKDAAELLTNIRVEVADAHKSSTGLIWWIFSHTPYIGRTPTAIRTVTGTLNDTLSATNGLESKLSSGANNSSLRDFKFLLSLSDSLVSLRKPVADGAQSLSNLRLSGVPSLIASPVKTLTSGYQALAPITADAEMFSTVAPSLLGLDRPRKWMLVFQNGAEARSVGGFPGGWGILTADAGRLALSPLYKETVLMKKPLTNYADYVSSDQANLYGSDLSRFSDLNLSPDFPTNARLMVALEELNFGVQVDGVLSMNEQALANFMRVTGPVTVKGKQISSENAVEYVTRGVYQDFENPKQKDAAVFSIIEKTFAKFQTGAISPLRILQAFIPAIHEKNLHGWAKEKSVQAKISRTPIGGSLDNLNNPTAAAVFINGAGNKLDAYVQADVVYDQGVCEAEFPFRDASMSISLHNTAPTSGLPAYVTTRFDLGTLTPRNPGATKMLVYLHVPLGSVFESAQIGSKQVLPVAEGTDMGREVLRFDLELPAQSTQKLLVKYAEPATGTEPAPTLWTQSMPNPVKTKVIAGLGCR
- a CDS encoding DEAD/DEAH box helicase, with the translated sequence MTDEELATSTSRPKKSETKSRATAKSKGSKFDSRSAKSEPRADRTKTKFEDKPRSKRADFDGERKPRAKKSAAPRPRIEKLKSDRRVPNNTKQPTKLVAKRVLPTTQENETFESVGVHPALVKLLARDGITEPFAIQRATLPDAISGIDVLGRAQTGSGKTLAFGLAMLTKLAGRKGKPNQPLGLVLVPTRELAMQVTDALTPLAHTVDLDVRLIAGGMPYAKQIDALRRGVQILVSTPGRLSDLVDQGHADLSNIQIVVLDEADQMCDMGFMPQMVEILDLVPTKGQRLLFSATLDGDVDRLVSAYLKNPVLHETSAVGASVTTMEHHILVVDRSEKDEVLTRIAARNGKTILFVRTQAAADRVAGELANAGIPVGALHGGKSQNLRTRTINEFRDGVTDVLVATDVAARGIHVDGISLVVHVDPPGDPKDYLHRSGRTARAGDEGKVVTLIGPRQQRTVLGMMSRIGVTPEVQRVSANSRELVAITGAQAPSGKPWKLPKSAPSGGGRRQGGGQNRRKSSASGPSRRPRNG